In Flavobacterium okayamense, a single window of DNA contains:
- the thrA gene encoding bifunctional aspartate kinase/homoserine dehydrogenase I, with the protein MKILKFGGKSLANGEGLQKVIQTIAQKYFNNEPIAVVVSARGNATDELVILLKKAQANINFQADFEQFKKYQLEGLKENIFEEEFSVLQKLLEGVSLLGDYSEKIKDQVIAYGEILSAKYVAYVLNENSIKAQFTDSRQLIKTDTNFGNAQPIDAVSKRNVLDYFEKNTDKVNIVTGFIGSTLHNETTTLGRNGSNYTASLLANYLNAEEFQNYTHVDGIFTANPDLVADAKKIERLSFNEANELANFGAQILHAKTIIPLVEKNIPLRILNTFNPENDGTLITSEQTNEGIKSLSVLTNVSLINLEGRGLLGKTGVDARIFRVMAENDISVSIISQGSSERGIGLVVSSDKASKALVGLEKEFETDFYTKDVNKISVNDNIAVISIIGQDLTNFHKPYTALIRNKITPILLNNTVTGRNISLVISQDEFKRALNVIHGEIFGVAKKINIAIFGHGTVGGTLIAQILESAKSIENRKGIKLNVFAIANSKKVLLNKFGISENWKVTLEDKGQEYKVEDIITFAKEHHLENLIAIDNTASSTFIENYISLAENSFDLISSNKVANTVSFDFYKKLRKVLKDNQKEYLYETNVGAGLPLIDTIKLLHLSGENITKIKGVFSGTLSYLFNNFSIQDKKFSEVLQEAIDKGFTEPDPREDLNGNDVGRKLLILARELDLQNEFEEIEIQNLIPEALREGSASDFLKRILELDGIYQNIKDAQGPNEVLRYIGELSGDLQQDKGKLEVKLISVPANSALGSLKGSDSIFEIYTESYGEQPIVIQGAGAGASVTARGVFGDILRLSEKKI; encoded by the coding sequence GAAAATATCTTCGAAGAAGAATTCTCGGTTTTACAGAAATTACTAGAAGGCGTTTCGCTATTAGGAGATTACAGCGAAAAAATCAAAGATCAAGTTATTGCGTATGGCGAAATTTTATCTGCAAAATACGTGGCTTATGTTTTAAACGAAAACAGCATCAAAGCACAATTCACGGATTCTCGTCAATTAATAAAAACGGATACTAATTTTGGGAATGCCCAACCAATTGACGCTGTTTCAAAACGAAATGTGTTAGATTATTTCGAAAAAAATACAGATAAAGTCAATATTGTAACGGGTTTTATTGGTTCAACGTTACATAATGAAACTACTACTTTGGGAAGAAATGGAAGTAATTACACCGCTTCCTTATTAGCGAATTATTTAAACGCCGAAGAATTTCAAAATTATACACACGTTGACGGAATTTTCACGGCTAATCCCGATTTAGTTGCCGATGCGAAAAAAATCGAGCGTTTGTCATTTAACGAAGCGAATGAGTTGGCAAACTTCGGAGCGCAAATTTTACATGCTAAAACGATTATTCCTTTGGTAGAAAAAAATATTCCGTTACGTATTTTAAACACGTTCAATCCTGAAAATGATGGAACTTTAATCACTTCGGAACAAACCAATGAAGGAATCAAATCACTTTCGGTTTTAACCAATGTGTCACTGATTAATTTAGAAGGAAGAGGTTTGTTAGGAAAAACAGGTGTTGATGCACGAATTTTCCGCGTAATGGCTGAAAACGATATTAGCGTGAGCATTATTTCGCAAGGTTCTTCAGAAAGGGGAATTGGTTTAGTTGTGAGTTCTGACAAAGCTTCGAAAGCTTTAGTGGGTTTAGAAAAAGAATTTGAAACCGATTTTTACACGAAAGATGTCAATAAAATTTCGGTAAACGATAACATTGCAGTGATTTCGATTATTGGACAAGATTTAACCAATTTCCACAAACCTTACACGGCTTTAATCCGAAATAAAATCACACCGATTTTGTTGAACAATACCGTTACGGGAAGAAACATCAGTTTGGTGATTAGTCAAGATGAATTCAAACGTGCTTTAAATGTAATTCACGGCGAAATTTTTGGAGTAGCTAAAAAAATCAACATCGCTATTTTCGGTCACGGAACGGTTGGCGGCACTTTGATTGCTCAAATTTTAGAATCGGCAAAAAGTATTGAAAATAGAAAAGGAATTAAGTTGAATGTCTTTGCAATTGCAAATTCTAAAAAAGTGTTGCTGAATAAATTTGGAATTAGCGAAAATTGGAAAGTAACTTTAGAAGATAAAGGTCAGGAATATAAAGTAGAAGATATTATCACTTTCGCTAAAGAGCACCATTTGGAAAATTTAATCGCAATTGACAACACGGCAAGTTCGACTTTTATTGAAAATTACATTTCGTTAGCAGAAAATAGTTTCGATTTGATTTCGTCTAACAAAGTCGCGAATACTGTAAGTTTTGATTTCTATAAAAAGCTTCGAAAAGTCTTAAAGGATAATCAAAAAGAATATTTGTATGAAACCAATGTTGGTGCAGGTTTACCGTTAATTGATACGATAAAATTACTGCATTTATCAGGTGAAAACATCACCAAAATAAAAGGTGTTTTCTCTGGAACTTTGAGTTATTTATTCAATAACTTTTCGATACAAGACAAGAAATTTAGCGAAGTGTTGCAAGAAGCTATCGACAAAGGTTTTACCGAACCCGACCCAAGAGAAGATTTAAATGGAAATGATGTGGGTCGCAAATTATTAATCTTAGCACGAGAATTAGATTTACAAAACGAATTTGAAGAGATTGAAATTCAAAATTTAATTCCAGAAGCTTTACGCGAAGGAAGCGCTTCAGATTTTCTAAAACGAATATTAGAATTGGACGGAATTTACCAAAACATCAAAGACGCTCAAGGTCCAAACGAAGTGTTGCGTTACATCGGCGAATTATCTGGCGATTTACAACAAGACAAAGGAAAATTAGAAGTAAAATTGATTTCGGTTCCAGCCAATTCTGCTTTAGGTTCCTTAAAAGGTTCGGATTCCATTTTCGAAATTTATACCGAATCTTATGGCGAGCAACCTATCGTGATTCAAGGCGCTGGAGCAGGAGCATCTGTTACTGCAAGAGGTGTTTTTGGAGATATTTTACGTTTATCCGAAAAAAAAATATAA
- a CDS encoding trans-sulfuration enzyme family protein — translation MSNQNLGLETQAIRTQLERTQYLEHSVPLYLTSSFIFENAEDMRASFAEEIPNNKINSAENKNGVLGIPGQITELFPKKERNIYSRFSNPNTSEFVEKICQMEGAEDGYAFATGMAAVYSTFAALLNSGDHIVSASSVFGSTHTLFTKYFPKWNITTSYFDVNKPETIENYINPNTKILYAESPTNPAVDILDLELLGQIAKKHNLILIIDNCFATPYIQNPIQFGADLVIHSATKLIDGQGRVLGGVTVGRSDLIREIYLFSRNTGPALSPFNAWVLSKSLETLPVRIEKHCENALKVAEFLENNPNVASVKYPFLKSHPQYDVAKKQMKLGGNIVAFEIKGGIESGRKFLDKIKLCSLSANLGDTRSIVTHPASTTHSKLTEGERLAVSITDGLVRVSVGLETVQDVINDLKQALE, via the coding sequence ATGAGCAATCAAAATTTAGGATTAGAAACCCAAGCCATCAGAACGCAATTAGAACGCACACAATATTTAGAACATTCCGTTCCATTATATTTAACATCTAGTTTTATTTTTGAAAATGCTGAAGATATGCGCGCTTCATTTGCGGAAGAAATCCCAAACAATAAAATTAATTCCGCTGAAAATAAAAATGGGGTTCTTGGAATCCCTGGGCAAATAACTGAACTTTTTCCAAAAAAAGAACGTAATATTTATAGCCGATTTTCCAATCCTAACACATCTGAATTTGTTGAGAAAATTTGTCAAATGGAAGGAGCAGAGGACGGCTACGCTTTCGCAACCGGAATGGCTGCTGTGTATTCAACTTTTGCCGCTTTGTTGAATTCGGGAGATCATATTGTTTCGGCAAGTAGTGTTTTTGGTTCGACACATACGTTGTTTACCAAATATTTTCCAAAATGGAACATCACGACTTCCTATTTCGATGTCAATAAACCGGAAACGATTGAAAATTATATCAACCCAAATACAAAAATTCTTTACGCAGAATCACCAACGAATCCAGCAGTTGATATTTTAGATTTAGAATTGTTGGGGCAAATTGCAAAAAAACACAACTTAATTTTAATCATTGATAACTGTTTTGCAACGCCATACATTCAAAACCCAATTCAATTCGGTGCCGATTTAGTGATTCATTCTGCCACCAAATTAATCGATGGTCAAGGGCGTGTTTTAGGTGGAGTAACCGTTGGTCGTTCGGATTTAATTCGTGAGATTTATTTATTTTCCCGAAACACTGGACCCGCTTTATCGCCCTTCAATGCTTGGGTGTTGTCCAAAAGTTTAGAAACCTTGCCGGTTCGTATCGAAAAACATTGTGAAAACGCTCTAAAAGTAGCTGAGTTTTTAGAAAATAATCCGAATGTAGCTTCTGTGAAATATCCATTTTTGAAATCACATCCGCAATATGATGTCGCAAAAAAGCAAATGAAATTAGGTGGAAACATCGTAGCTTTCGAAATCAAAGGCGGAATTGAATCGGGAAGAAAGTTTTTGGATAAAATCAAATTGTGTTCGTTGTCTGCTAATTTAGGTGACACACGTTCGATTGTAACGCATCCAGCTTCCACAACTCATAGTAAATTGACAGAAGGAGAACGATTAGCGGTTAGTATTACTGATGGTTTGGTGCGTGTTTCTGTAGGTTTGGAAACGGTTCAAGATGTAATTAACGACTTAAAACAAGCGTTAGAATAA
- a CDS encoding homocysteine S-methyltransferase family protein yields the protein MSKIQEEIKKRILVLDGAMGTMLQRYKFEEEDFRGERFKDFPHPLKGNNDLLSITQPEAVKSVHRAYFEAGADIVETNTFSGTTIGMADYHMEDLVYELNFQSAKIAREVADEFTAKNTERPRFVAGSIGPTNRTASMSPDVNDPGFRAVNFDDLKIAYKQQVEALIDGGSDLLLVETIFDTLNAKAALFAIEEVKEERNINIPVMVSGTITDASGRTLSGQTVEAFLISISHIPLLSVGFNCALGADQLKPYLKRLGNNTSLNISAHPNAGLPNAFGQYDQTPEEMQQLIREYLQENLVNIIGGCCGTTPEHIKLIAEVAKEFKPRESVLV from the coding sequence ATGTCAAAAATTCAAGAAGAAATCAAAAAACGAATTCTCGTGCTCGATGGAGCTATGGGAACGATGTTGCAACGTTATAAATTTGAAGAGGAAGATTTTAGAGGCGAACGTTTCAAAGATTTTCCACATCCATTAAAAGGAAATAACGATTTACTTTCCATTACCCAACCCGAAGCTGTAAAATCTGTCCATCGCGCTTATTTTGAAGCCGGTGCCGATATTGTAGAAACCAATACTTTTTCAGGAACGACAATAGGAATGGCGGATTATCACATGGAAGATTTAGTCTATGAGTTGAATTTTCAATCGGCGAAAATAGCTAGAGAAGTTGCAGATGAATTTACAGCCAAAAACACTGAGCGGCCAAGATTTGTAGCAGGTTCAATCGGACCAACCAACAGAACAGCCTCAATGTCTCCCGATGTAAACGACCCAGGATTTCGCGCCGTGAATTTCGACGACTTAAAAATTGCTTATAAACAACAAGTCGAAGCTTTAATTGATGGTGGAAGTGATTTACTTTTGGTAGAAACGATTTTCGATACGTTAAATGCAAAAGCCGCTTTGTTTGCCATTGAAGAAGTGAAAGAAGAGCGTAATATCAATATTCCAGTAATGGTTTCAGGTACAATCACCGATGCTTCTGGAAGAACACTTTCGGGACAAACCGTGGAAGCTTTTTTGATTTCGATTTCACATATTCCTTTGTTGAGTGTTGGATTTAATTGTGCTTTAGGAGCAGACCAATTGAAACCGTATTTAAAACGTTTAGGCAATAATACCTCATTAAATATTTCTGCGCATCCCAATGCAGGTTTACCAAACGCTTTTGGACAATACGACCAAACACCAGAAGAAATGCAACAGTTAATTCGCGAATATTTACAAGAAAATTTAGTGAATATAATCGGTGGATGTTGCGGAACGACTCCTGAACATATTAAATTAATTGCTGAGGTAGCAAAAGAATTCAAGCCAAGAGAAAGTGTTTTGGTTTAA
- the metH gene encoding methionine synthase: protein MSYNSDKYLKLSGLEPLIVTPETNFVNVGERTNVTGSRKFLRLIKEEKYDEALEIARAQVEGGAQIIDVNMDEGMLDGVYAMTKFLNLIAAEPDIARVPVMIDSSKWEIIEAGLKVIQGKGVVNSISLKEGEATFIHHAKLIKRYGAAVIVMAFDENGQADTYERRIEICERSYNILVNQVGFPAEDIIFDPNIFPVATGMEEHKLNALDFFRATKWIRENLPYAHISGGVSNVSFSFRGNDKVREAMHSAFLYHAIQNGMTLGIVNPEMLEIYDEIDPILLEHVEDVLLNRREDATERLLDLAESFKDDVKSNEKAVQEWRNASVQERLTHSLVKGIDEFIEIDVEEARQLVEKPIEVIEINLMAGMNVVGDLFGSGKMFLPQVVKSARVMKKAVAYLLPYIEASKDGKSSSAGKVLMATVKGDVHDIGKNIVSVVLACNNFEIIDLGVMVPPEKIIETAVKENVDIIGLSGLITPSLDEMVYLAKEMDKLNIKIPIMIGGATTSRAHTAVKIAPEYKETVVHVNDASRAVTVATNLLQPDTKITYAKSLREEYDSLREGYLNRSREKNFLSIEEARKNKFKIDWDNYEPVKPNFIGTKTVEVELSELLDFIDWTPFFQSWELHGKFPAILTDEIVGEQATNLFEDAQKMLSQIVSEKWFTAKGILGIFPANTINHDDIELVTSSGVEKFLSLRQQSQKTAGAPNIALADFIAPKETGKQDFIGCFCVTTGFGVDEKASEFEKQLDDYNSILVKALGDRLAEAFAEYLHLRVRKEIWGYASEEILSNEELIKEKYKGIRPAPGYPACPDHLEKVTLWQLLDVENQIGVKLTESIAMWPAASVSGYYFANPESKYFGLGKIKKDQLEDYAKRRNISVELAEKWLSPNLAD, encoded by the coding sequence ATGAGTTATAATTCCGATAAATATTTAAAATTATCAGGTTTAGAACCTTTGATTGTAACTCCAGAAACCAATTTTGTAAACGTTGGAGAACGAACAAACGTAACCGGTTCTAGAAAATTTCTTCGATTAATCAAAGAAGAAAAATACGATGAAGCTTTAGAAATTGCGCGTGCTCAAGTTGAAGGTGGCGCGCAAATCATCGATGTTAATATGGACGAAGGAATGTTGGATGGTGTTTATGCGATGACCAAATTCCTAAATCTAATCGCAGCCGAACCCGATATTGCCAGAGTTCCAGTAATGATTGATTCTTCCAAATGGGAAATAATCGAAGCGGGTTTAAAGGTAATTCAAGGAAAAGGTGTGGTGAATTCGATTTCTTTAAAAGAAGGAGAAGCAACTTTTATTCATCATGCCAAATTAATCAAGCGATACGGAGCTGCAGTAATTGTAATGGCTTTTGATGAAAACGGTCAAGCGGATACTTACGAAAGACGTATTGAAATCTGTGAAAGAAGTTACAATATTTTGGTTAACCAAGTTGGTTTTCCTGCAGAAGATATCATTTTTGACCCTAATATTTTTCCAGTCGCAACCGGAATGGAAGAGCACAAACTAAATGCTTTAGATTTTTTCCGAGCTACCAAATGGATTCGAGAAAATCTTCCTTATGCACATATTTCGGGCGGAGTTAGTAATGTTTCTTTTTCCTTCCGTGGAAACGATAAAGTGCGTGAAGCGATGCATTCAGCGTTCTTGTACCATGCGATTCAAAACGGAATGACGTTGGGAATTGTAAATCCAGAAATGTTGGAGATTTACGATGAAATTGATCCTATTTTGTTGGAACATGTGGAAGACGTTTTGCTGAACAGAAGAGAAGATGCTACAGAACGTTTGTTGGATTTAGCCGAAAGTTTTAAAGATGATGTAAAATCAAATGAAAAAGCAGTTCAAGAATGGAGAAACGCTTCTGTTCAAGAAAGATTAACACATTCTTTAGTTAAAGGGATTGATGAATTTATCGAAATTGATGTAGAAGAAGCGCGTCAGTTAGTTGAAAAACCCATCGAAGTTATCGAAATCAACTTGATGGCTGGAATGAATGTGGTTGGCGATTTATTCGGAAGTGGAAAAATGTTCTTGCCTCAAGTGGTAAAATCGGCTCGCGTAATGAAAAAAGCAGTGGCATATTTACTTCCTTATATTGAAGCTTCAAAAGATGGAAAATCTTCATCGGCAGGAAAAGTGTTGATGGCAACTGTAAAAGGCGATGTTCACGATATTGGTAAAAACATTGTTTCAGTTGTTTTAGCTTGTAATAATTTTGAAATCATCGATTTAGGAGTGATGGTTCCGCCTGAAAAAATCATTGAAACTGCGGTTAAAGAAAATGTAGATATTATCGGTTTGAGTGGTTTGATTACGCCTTCGTTGGACGAAATGGTGTATTTGGCTAAAGAAATGGATAAATTGAATATCAAAATTCCAATAATGATTGGTGGCGCCACAACTTCACGAGCGCATACTGCTGTGAAAATTGCACCAGAATATAAGGAAACGGTAGTTCATGTGAACGATGCTTCTCGTGCGGTAACGGTTGCAACTAATTTATTACAACCCGATACAAAAATTACTTATGCAAAATCGCTTCGTGAAGAATACGATTCACTTCGAGAAGGATATCTAAACAGAAGTCGTGAGAAAAACTTTTTATCAATAGAAGAAGCTCGGAAAAATAAATTCAAAATCGATTGGGATAATTACGAACCTGTAAAACCTAATTTCATCGGAACTAAAACTGTTGAAGTCGAACTCTCTGAATTACTAGATTTTATCGATTGGACACCGTTTTTTCAATCATGGGAATTGCACGGGAAATTTCCAGCTATTTTAACTGATGAAATTGTAGGCGAACAAGCAACTAATCTTTTTGAAGATGCACAAAAAATGTTATCACAAATTGTTTCGGAAAAGTGGTTCACGGCAAAAGGAATTTTAGGAATTTTTCCTGCTAACACCATAAATCACGATGATATTGAGCTTGTGACTTCAAGTGGAGTTGAGAAGTTTCTAAGTTTGAGGCAGCAATCACAAAAAACAGCAGGAGCTCCAAACATTGCTTTAGCGGATTTCATCGCCCCCAAAGAAACTGGTAAACAAGATTTCATTGGATGTTTTTGTGTTACCACAGGTTTTGGAGTTGATGAAAAAGCTTCAGAATTCGAAAAACAATTAGATGATTATAATTCCATTTTAGTTAAAGCCTTAGGCGATAGATTAGCAGAGGCTTTTGCAGAGTATCTGCATTTAAGAGTCCGAAAAGAAATTTGGGGTTACGCTTCTGAAGAGATTTTGTCAAATGAGGAATTAATTAAAGAAAAATATAAAGGAATTCGCCCTGCTCCAGGTTATCCTGCTTGTCCAGACCATTTAGAAAAAGTCACATTGTGGCAGTTATTAGATGTAGAGAACCAAATAGGTGTTAAGTTAACTGAAAGTATTGCAATGTGGCCAGCAGCTTCAGTTTCCGGATATTATTTTGCCAATCCAGAAAGTAAATATTTTGGCTTAGGAAAAATAAAAAAAGACCAATTAGAAGATTACGCCAAAAGAAGAAATATAAGTGTAGAATTAGCCGAAAAATGGCTATCACCCAATTTAGCAGATTAA